One Stenotrophomonas oahuensis genomic region harbors:
- a CDS encoding response regulator transcription factor, with the protein MSAVRVLLAEDGSAMGRQLRGLLTDAYDVIGLVQDGASLLNAAQRMLPDVVVTDIAMPQLDGLEAVRQLRAQRPVLGVVFATVHAEPQMVARAMALGPCSYVLKADAGEDLLPAVQAALQGETYLSHSLRTLRSSGQQAH; encoded by the coding sequence ATGAGCGCAGTCCGGGTGCTGCTGGCTGAAGACGGCTCCGCCATGGGCCGGCAACTGCGTGGACTGCTGACCGATGCCTACGACGTCATCGGACTGGTCCAGGACGGAGCCTCGCTGCTGAACGCGGCCCAGCGCATGCTGCCCGACGTGGTGGTGACCGACATCGCCATGCCGCAACTGGATGGGCTTGAAGCGGTGCGGCAGCTGCGGGCACAGCGCCCGGTGCTGGGCGTGGTGTTTGCCACGGTGCATGCAGAACCGCAGATGGTGGCCCGGGCGATGGCGCTGGGTCCCTGCAGTTATGTGCTGAAGGCCGATGCAGGCGAAGACCTGCTGCCGGCAGTGCAGGCGGCGCTACAGGGTGAGACCTATCTTTCCCATTCGCTGCGGACACTACGGTCGTCAGGCCAGCAGGCCCATTAG
- a CDS encoding DUF1622 domain-containing protein, translated as MFELHEVLVTITEPIVTLIEFMALILITLATVKLFFQGLWLLIRGDADGDQRRSIWLEYGRWLVAGLSVQLAADILESAIYTSWDSIGQLAAIAVIRTFLNYFLEKDIAEIRERQRRVRERREGREDHTTPPLEVKS; from the coding sequence ATGTTCGAACTGCACGAAGTGCTGGTGACGATCACCGAACCCATCGTCACCCTGATCGAGTTCATGGCGCTGATTCTGATCACGCTGGCCACGGTGAAGCTGTTCTTCCAGGGCCTCTGGCTGTTGATCCGCGGCGATGCGGATGGCGACCAGCGACGCTCGATCTGGCTGGAATACGGCCGCTGGCTGGTGGCCGGCCTGTCGGTGCAGCTGGCCGCGGACATTCTGGAGTCGGCCATCTACACCAGCTGGGACAGCATCGGCCAGCTCGCAGCAATCGCCGTGATCCGGACCTTCCTCAATTACTTCCTGGAAAAGGACATCGCCGAAATACGCGAGCGTCAGCGCCGGGTAAGAGAGCGTCGCGAGGGACGTGAAGACCACACAACGCCACCCCTGGAGGTGAAGTCATGA
- a CDS encoding response regulator transcription factor, which yields MQALQVQEECRYRRVVLADDHRVVAQGIEQLLVGRFDNIELVTSGEALVESVRRDPPDVVVADISMPGLSGIDAMRVILEEGYDVPVVFLTMHDETNMAAQALRAGARGYVLKSAAGEELVRALDGVMDGRTYVTPTLAADAIVSTGRPRYLLTEKQLRILEYVARGLRSKQIAYELGVSVRTIESHKYAIMQELGVHGTLELVRKAELEGLIRH from the coding sequence ATGCAGGCCTTGCAGGTGCAGGAAGAATGTCGTTATCGCAGGGTGGTTCTGGCCGACGACCATCGGGTGGTCGCGCAGGGAATCGAGCAGTTGCTGGTGGGTCGTTTCGACAACATCGAACTGGTGACCTCGGGTGAGGCGCTGGTGGAGTCGGTGCGGCGCGATCCGCCGGATGTGGTGGTCGCCGACATCAGCATGCCCGGCCTGAGTGGCATCGATGCGATGCGGGTGATCCTCGAGGAAGGCTACGACGTGCCGGTGGTGTTTCTCACCATGCACGATGAGACCAACATGGCGGCGCAGGCACTGCGCGCAGGTGCCCGGGGCTATGTGCTCAAGAGCGCGGCCGGTGAGGAGCTGGTGCGCGCCCTGGACGGGGTGATGGACGGGCGGACCTATGTCACTCCGACCCTGGCCGCGGATGCGATCGTCAGCACCGGGCGGCCGCGCTATCTGCTTACCGAGAAGCAGCTGCGCATTCTGGAATACGTGGCGCGCGGCCTGCGCTCCAAGCAGATTGCCTATGAGCTGGGGGTGTCGGTGCGCACCATCGAATCGCACAAGTACGCGATCATGCAGGAGCTGGGGGTGCATGGCACGCTGGAACTGGTGCGCAAGGCCGAGCTGGAAGGCTTGATCCGGCATTGA
- a CDS encoding formylglycine-generating enzyme family protein translates to MNAVVDDMVDIAGGVFLMGSNDHYPEEAPAHKVKVAAFRIDRYPVTNREFSRFVSETGYVTAPEKPADPRDYPGADPALLVPSSVVFIQPTQRVDMRNTHNWWQYIAGADWRHPRGPDSSLAGLDDHPVVHIGFDDALAYAAWAGKDLPTEAEWEFAARGGRDGEEFAWGDTLTLRGRHQANTWQGEFPWQSLDEDGYRWTSPVGSFAPNGYGLYDMIGNVWEWTGDWYQHHGVLQGKPCCAIENPRGGTRDGSRDPRDPVSIPRRVMKGGSHLCAPNYCRRYRPAARMAQPVDTTTCHVGFRCVERG, encoded by the coding sequence ATGAATGCGGTCGTGGATGACATGGTCGACATCGCCGGTGGCGTGTTCCTGATGGGGTCCAACGACCACTATCCGGAAGAAGCGCCGGCGCACAAAGTAAAAGTGGCGGCCTTCCGGATTGACCGCTACCCGGTGACCAACCGCGAGTTCTCACGCTTTGTCAGTGAGACCGGCTATGTGACCGCGCCGGAAAAGCCCGCTGACCCACGCGACTATCCGGGCGCGGATCCGGCGTTGCTGGTGCCGTCGTCGGTGGTGTTCATACAACCGACGCAGCGTGTGGACATGCGCAACACGCACAACTGGTGGCAGTACATTGCCGGTGCGGATTGGCGTCACCCACGCGGGCCGGATTCCAGCCTGGCCGGGCTGGATGATCACCCGGTGGTGCATATCGGTTTCGACGACGCGCTCGCCTATGCTGCGTGGGCCGGCAAGGACCTGCCCACCGAGGCGGAATGGGAGTTTGCCGCGCGCGGTGGCCGGGACGGGGAGGAGTTCGCCTGGGGAGACACGCTCACCTTGCGCGGCCGGCATCAGGCCAACACCTGGCAGGGCGAGTTCCCGTGGCAGAGCCTCGACGAGGACGGCTACCGCTGGACGTCACCGGTTGGCAGCTTCGCGCCGAATGGCTACGGCCTGTACGACATGATCGGCAATGTATGGGAGTGGACCGGCGACTGGTACCAGCACCATGGCGTGCTGCAGGGCAAACCCTGCTGCGCGATCGAGAACCCGCGTGGCGGCACGCGTGACGGTAGCCGCGACCCGCGCGACCCCGTGTCCATTCCACGTCGGGTGATGAAGGGCGGCTCGCACCTGTGCGCGCCGAACTACTGCCGCCGCTACCGGCCCGCCGCACGGATGGCGCAGCCGGTGGATACCACCACCTGCCACGTCGGCTTCCGCTGCGTCGAGCGCGGCTGA
- a CDS encoding sensor histidine kinase gives MSLHLFWLPGPLLLGWLLSLPLHQWREALVAATAGSLLALLLVPAAAYAQVLTSLGEFSMVAMFAWALVRWQQQRPLLEGYRDLTLFLLMGCVLLPLCCAWWYALANGARISSVQDLRGLALGHAVSYLLVVPAVYNLGRCFRSPQRRQGWHLNAAALASVLLALLVLLWTVDWRDGVVTPLLSLAPVPILVWALIVFGVAGASVGMLLVAALGSVLGQYGLGPFGFWSPERNLLTAQTWTIGTGLALLFLGALSDQKMSSRIKLHRAYQRLGEVTGRMLVVQEEERTRIARDLHDDINQSLAAISIRMSALRHQLPDRERPIVTELQDQLLAVSNDIRSISHELHPSILRFTGLASALDAFCNKRNARGSLRLCCSIDCAPRLGEDSELSVFRIVQEALNNVDRHARASVADVRINVQGNDVVLRVDDDGVGMSSSGSTRAPGLGLISMEERARLLGGSLQVSQSPLGGTRIEVRFPVPGTRPQAAAAQ, from the coding sequence GTGTCCTTGCACTTGTTCTGGCTGCCAGGCCCGCTGCTGCTCGGCTGGCTGCTGTCCCTGCCGCTGCACCAGTGGCGCGAAGCCCTGGTGGCCGCCACAGCCGGCAGCCTGCTGGCGCTGTTGCTGGTCCCCGCCGCTGCCTACGCCCAGGTCCTGACCAGCCTCGGCGAATTTTCGATGGTGGCGATGTTTGCCTGGGCGCTGGTGCGCTGGCAGCAGCAGCGTCCGCTGCTGGAGGGGTATCGCGACCTCACCCTGTTTCTGCTGATGGGGTGCGTGCTGCTGCCGCTGTGCTGCGCGTGGTGGTATGCGCTGGCCAACGGTGCCCGGATCTCCAGTGTCCAGGACCTGCGTGGACTGGCCCTTGGCCATGCCGTGAGCTACCTGCTGGTGGTCCCGGCGGTATACAACCTGGGCCGTTGCTTCCGTTCACCACAGCGTCGGCAGGGCTGGCATCTGAACGCCGCCGCGCTTGCGTCGGTGCTGCTGGCGCTGCTGGTACTGCTGTGGACGGTCGACTGGCGCGACGGGGTGGTCACGCCCCTGCTGTCGCTGGCCCCGGTGCCGATTCTGGTCTGGGCGTTGATCGTGTTTGGTGTCGCCGGTGCGTCGGTAGGCATGCTGCTGGTGGCGGCGCTGGGCTCCGTGCTGGGGCAGTATGGCCTGGGACCGTTCGGCTTCTGGAGCCCGGAGCGCAATCTGCTTACCGCGCAGACCTGGACCATCGGCACGGGCCTTGCGCTGCTGTTCCTGGGTGCACTGTCGGACCAGAAGATGTCCAGCCGCATCAAGCTTCACCGCGCGTACCAGCGCCTGGGTGAGGTGACCGGTCGCATGCTGGTGGTGCAGGAAGAAGAGCGCACCCGGATCGCCCGCGACCTGCACGACGACATCAACCAGTCACTGGCGGCCATCTCGATCCGGATGAGCGCGCTGCGTCATCAGCTGCCTGACCGCGAGCGCCCGATCGTGACCGAACTGCAGGACCAGTTGTTGGCGGTGTCCAACGACATCCGCTCGATTTCGCACGAACTGCATCCCAGCATCCTGCGCTTCACCGGCCTGGCCAGCGCACTGGACGCGTTCTGCAACAAGCGTAATGCGCGCGGCAGCCTGCGGCTGTGCTGCAGCATCGACTGCGCGCCCCGCCTGGGCGAGGACAGCGAACTGAGCGTGTTCCGCATCGTCCAGGAAGCGCTCAACAACGTTGATCGCCATGCCCGTGCCAGCGTCGCCGACGTGCGCATCAATGTGCAGGGAAACGACGTGGTGCTGCGGGTGGACGATGACGGCGTGGGCATGTCGTCGTCCGGCAGCACCCGTGCGCCGGGGCTGGGGTTGATCAGCATGGAAGAACGCGCGCGGCTGCTCGGCGGCAGCCTGCAGGTCAGCCAGAGTCCGCTGGGCGGAACCCGCATCGAAGTGCGCTTCCCGGTGCCCGGCACGCGTCCCCAGGCCGCAGCGGCTCAGTAG
- a CDS encoding OmpA family protein: MKTQIAHDTALVRSLGLALATLLFSACATHAPMRGSDAAAAVAFPDTAKASPRGGLFVNLDNLRQYARGMSKRQLYGLLGTPHFNEGMWGVREWNYLFNFRSQPNGDYFSCQFQVHFDRNGIAQESYWKPQSCAAMLQAGNAAPAASTAQPLPAQPLALQADALFGFDSDSLTAQGRRSVDALVQRVRAASQVQMIAVTGYTDRIGADDYNHKLSQRRAEAVRAALIAGGVPSTAIVAEGRGETAPVVACAQPPGDALIDCLAPNRRVEISGIAQLARK, from the coding sequence ATGAAAACGCAGATCGCACACGACACCGCACTGGTGCGCTCGCTGGGTCTGGCGCTGGCCACGCTGCTGTTCAGCGCCTGCGCCACCCACGCCCCCATGAGGGGGTCCGACGCCGCTGCAGCCGTCGCCTTCCCCGACACGGCGAAGGCCTCGCCGAGAGGCGGACTGTTCGTCAATCTCGACAACCTGAGGCAATACGCACGTGGCATGAGCAAGCGCCAGTTGTACGGACTGTTGGGCACGCCGCACTTCAATGAAGGCATGTGGGGTGTGAGGGAATGGAATTATCTGTTCAACTTCCGCAGCCAGCCCAACGGCGACTACTTCTCCTGCCAGTTCCAGGTGCACTTCGACCGCAACGGGATCGCCCAGGAGAGTTACTGGAAGCCACAGTCCTGCGCGGCGATGCTGCAGGCGGGTAACGCTGCGCCGGCCGCATCCACTGCGCAGCCGCTGCCCGCGCAGCCGTTGGCGCTGCAGGCCGACGCATTGTTTGGATTCGACAGCGACAGTTTGACAGCGCAGGGACGTCGCAGCGTCGATGCGCTGGTACAGCGCGTACGAGCGGCAAGCCAGGTACAGATGATTGCGGTCACCGGTTACACCGACCGCATTGGCGCAGACGACTACAACCACAAGCTGTCGCAGCGTCGGGCCGAGGCCGTACGCGCGGCGCTGATTGCCGGTGGCGTGCCGTCAACGGCGATCGTGGCCGAAGGGCGCGGTGAAACCGCTCCGGTAGTGGCGTGCGCGCAGCCCCCCGGCGACGCACTGATCGACTGTCTTGCGCCAAATCGCCGGGTTGAAATATCCGGCATTGCGCAGCTGGCAAGAAAATAG
- a CDS encoding acid phosphatase, which translates to MRTPSRRLAPFSAVLVCSVLSACATGPLEPTAAAVPPTAAAPSPVPEIRPGIPAGYLGRNLPDSLALLPPPPAKGSASFARDQATHAAARKLRGTPRYALATRDANLDFPQVASTFSCALGVPVSKADTPRLYLLLQRSMVDAGLATYVAKDHYKRTRPFVFYKESTCAPGDEDALRKDGSYPSGHTAVSWAWALILTELSPDQADAVLARGRAFGENRLICNAHWQSDVLQGRAVAAGAVAKLHANADFLADMKAARAEIDALRGAGVPATDCETEATALKLKIAGVE; encoded by the coding sequence ATGCGCACACCCAGCCGTCGTCTGGCCCCCTTCAGCGCCGTGCTGGTCTGTTCCGTCCTGTCCGCGTGCGCGACGGGTCCTTTGGAACCAACGGCCGCCGCGGTACCGCCAACCGCGGCGGCCCCTTCCCCGGTTCCTGAGATACGCCCCGGCATTCCGGCCGGGTACCTCGGTCGTAACCTGCCTGACAGTCTGGCCCTGTTACCGCCGCCGCCCGCCAAGGGCAGCGCTTCATTCGCGCGAGACCAGGCCACACACGCCGCTGCACGCAAGCTGCGCGGCACGCCGCGCTACGCGCTGGCCACGCGTGATGCCAACCTCGACTTTCCGCAGGTGGCCAGCACGTTCTCGTGCGCGCTCGGTGTGCCGGTCAGCAAGGCCGACACGCCACGCCTGTACCTGCTGCTGCAGCGAAGCATGGTCGACGCCGGCCTGGCAACGTATGTGGCCAAGGATCACTACAAGCGCACGCGACCGTTCGTGTTCTACAAGGAAAGCACCTGCGCGCCCGGCGACGAGGACGCGCTGCGCAAGGATGGCTCCTATCCTTCAGGGCATACCGCAGTGAGCTGGGCCTGGGCGTTGATCCTGACCGAATTGAGTCCCGACCAGGCCGACGCCGTGCTGGCGCGTGGCCGTGCGTTTGGCGAGAACCGCCTGATCTGCAATGCGCATTGGCAGAGTGATGTGCTGCAGGGCCGCGCGGTGGCGGCCGGTGCGGTTGCCAAGCTGCACGCCAATGCGGATTTTCTGGCCGACATGAAAGCGGCGCGCGCCGAGATCGATGCGCTGCGTGGTGCGGGCGTTCCTGCGACCGACTGCGAGACCGAAGCGACTGCGTTGAAGCTGAAGATAGCCGGCGTCGAATAG
- a CDS encoding YidH family protein, which translates to MTEQDPTRALETSALNIERASQILGSSDAASLELSSRRTGMSFQRTRMSADRTLMSIIRTALSLIGFGFTIFQFFGHVLELPGSTLKPEAPRNFGMALVMLGLVMLTLGIVYHLRYMQGLRKERELMIKEGLVHGESHYPISLTLITAGLLWLLGLAAITSMSFNTWPFG; encoded by the coding sequence ATGACCGAGCAGGATCCGACCCGTGCATTGGAGACGAGTGCGCTGAACATCGAGCGTGCCAGCCAGATTCTCGGCAGCAGCGATGCCGCGTCGCTGGAACTGTCCTCGCGGCGCACCGGCATGTCGTTCCAGCGCACCCGCATGAGCGCCGACCGCACGCTGATGTCGATCATCCGCACCGCGCTGTCGCTGATCGGCTTCGGCTTCACCATCTTCCAGTTCTTCGGCCACGTGCTGGAGCTGCCGGGCAGCACGTTGAAGCCGGAAGCGCCGCGCAACTTCGGCATGGCACTGGTAATGCTGGGGCTGGTGATGCTGACCCTGGGCATCGTCTATCACCTGCGTTACATGCAGGGCCTGCGTAAGGAGCGCGAGCTGATGATCAAGGAAGGGCTCGTCCACGGCGAGAGCCACTACCCCATTTCGCTGACGTTGATCACCGCCGGGCTGCTGTGGCTGCTGGGGCTGGCGGCGATCACCAGCATGAGCTTCAACACCTGGCCGTTCGGCTGA
- a CDS encoding SphA family protein has product MNEVRFRRVRPAMALLALTMLVLAGGAQATEGALGRSITGMQITPYAGVIPPEPGFQWSLSYIGYDGKISGSRSAPIAGRVSLGLEADVSLTAATGVYVWPTKTGRWNFASMLTVPYIDADIDAGLQGPLGNQIRVSDSASNLFDVYFAPFIAGYHISEVEHVSMGLYVYAPTAKYNPDNLANPGLNVWTLSPSVGYTHLFQQGTLEFSVLGAFDWYSRNDDTDYKNGLVLRTDALLVKRTPSGWGFGAAAGWIQQVQDDDSDLADQLNGFKGRSWGVGPVLTYGKKWSGGEHLDISFRYISEFSVRNRFEGDPWSVSISAGF; this is encoded by the coding sequence ATGAACGAGGTCCGATTCCGCCGCGTGCGGCCAGCCATGGCGCTGCTGGCGTTGACCATGCTGGTGCTTGCAGGCGGAGCGCAGGCGACCGAAGGGGCGCTGGGTCGCTCCATCACGGGCATGCAGATCACCCCCTATGCCGGTGTCATTCCACCCGAGCCCGGCTTCCAGTGGTCGCTGAGCTACATCGGCTATGACGGCAAGATCAGCGGCAGTCGTTCGGCTCCTATCGCGGGGCGTGTTTCGCTCGGTCTGGAGGCGGATGTCAGCCTCACCGCCGCCACCGGTGTGTACGTGTGGCCCACCAAAACCGGGCGCTGGAACTTCGCCTCGATGTTGACGGTTCCCTATATCGACGCCGACATCGATGCCGGTTTGCAGGGCCCGCTGGGCAACCAGATCCGGGTCAGCGACAGCGCCTCCAACCTGTTCGACGTGTACTTCGCGCCGTTCATTGCCGGCTATCACATCAGCGAGGTCGAGCATGTCTCGATGGGGCTGTACGTGTACGCCCCGACCGCGAAGTACAACCCCGACAACCTTGCCAACCCCGGTCTGAATGTCTGGACGCTGTCGCCCAGCGTCGGCTACACCCATCTGTTCCAGCAGGGCACGCTGGAGTTCAGCGTGCTGGGCGCGTTCGACTGGTACAGCCGCAATGACGACACCGACTACAAGAACGGCCTGGTACTGCGTACCGACGCACTGCTGGTGAAACGCACGCCCAGCGGCTGGGGTTTTGGCGCGGCGGCCGGGTGGATCCAGCAGGTGCAGGACGACGACAGCGATCTGGCCGATCAGTTGAATGGGTTCAAAGGACGCTCGTGGGGCGTAGGCCCAGTGCTGACCTATGGCAAGAAGTGGTCCGGGGGCGAACACCTGGACATCTCGTTCCGTTACATCAGTGAATTCAGCGTGCGCAACCGCTTCGAGGGGGATCCCTGGAGCGTGTCGATCAGTGCTGGGTTCTAA
- a CDS encoding DUF2092 domain-containing protein yields MIRSTTALSTATCLLLAGLGTLGLPAQAATPKATATATSAPASERDPDALAALEGMGAALRALNQFSLTSDASTEVVLEDGQKIELDGKVSYRVKRPNQVFVALDSDRQQRQLIYDGKALTVYAPKLKYYAQVDGLHATLGELVEQAATRYDIEFPLADMFLWGTDKAPSSLIRSARHIGGGTQDGQPIEQYAFQQDGVDWQVWISKASSLPVKLIINSLDDPAQPQYRARLRWDTRTPVPDSAFVFTPPADAHRIKLVPVAVAVVAPDAEN; encoded by the coding sequence ATGATCCGTTCCACAACTGCACTCAGCACCGCCACCTGCCTGCTGCTGGCAGGGTTGGGCACGCTGGGCCTGCCCGCGCAGGCGGCCACGCCCAAAGCGACCGCAACCGCTACGTCAGCACCCGCATCCGAACGCGACCCCGACGCGCTGGCCGCACTTGAAGGCATGGGCGCGGCATTGCGCGCACTCAATCAATTTTCGTTGACCTCCGATGCCAGTACCGAGGTGGTACTGGAGGACGGGCAGAAGATCGAGCTGGACGGCAAGGTCAGCTACCGGGTCAAACGACCCAACCAGGTGTTCGTGGCGCTCGACAGCGACCGCCAGCAGCGCCAGCTGATCTATGACGGCAAGGCGCTCACGGTGTATGCCCCGAAGCTGAAGTACTACGCGCAGGTGGACGGCCTGCATGCGACCCTGGGCGAGCTGGTGGAACAGGCCGCCACGCGCTACGACATCGAGTTTCCGCTGGCGGACATGTTCCTGTGGGGCACCGATAAAGCCCCCAGCAGCCTGATCCGCAGCGCACGGCATATTGGCGGCGGCACCCAGGACGGTCAGCCGATTGAACAGTACGCCTTCCAGCAGGACGGCGTGGATTGGCAGGTGTGGATCTCCAAGGCGAGCTCACTGCCGGTGAAGCTGATCATCAATTCGCTGGATGACCCGGCGCAGCCTCAGTACCGGGCCCGCCTGCGCTGGGATACCCGCACGCCGGTGCCGGATAGCGCATTCGTCTTCACCCCGCCGGCGGACGCCCATCGGATCAAGCTGGTGCCGGTGGCTGTTGCCGTTGTTGCGCCTGACGCGGAGAACTGA
- a CDS encoding AraC family transcriptional regulator — translation MDDSLAQYSRFDVDGFDADALLGVVRDTRFEQRLLAGGQFKACVQRVVFPEFSLDSGAYNLPIFASGSFGEDLIGLAMAVNSDGPMWANGRWIPAGQIMVFAEDSELNVRPRPGGWQWAVLLISRPVLQRAAVTWLGRELQVPRSGWYSRTASATDAARLRRTVLNTLEDAAHPKGLVTPAQIQVQAQTLLTAFLASVAATDAGQPPRALGSYSERYRDAVVRRAENYLKTQSDRPYDSRALTTALGVGERQLERLFRDAYGHGPCQWHQMARLNLARSALRQARGQGAVTDVATRYGFGHLGRFSVMYRDVFGESPRDTLRG, via the coding sequence ATGGACGATTCGCTTGCCCAGTACAGTCGCTTCGACGTCGACGGCTTTGACGCCGACGCGCTGCTGGGGGTCGTGCGTGACACCCGTTTCGAGCAGCGCCTGCTGGCGGGTGGACAGTTCAAAGCCTGCGTGCAGCGGGTCGTCTTTCCCGAATTCAGCCTCGACAGCGGGGCTTACAACCTTCCCATTTTTGCCAGTGGCAGCTTCGGCGAGGACCTGATCGGCCTGGCCATGGCGGTCAACAGCGACGGGCCGATGTGGGCCAACGGGCGCTGGATTCCGGCCGGTCAGATCATGGTGTTCGCCGAAGACAGCGAGCTGAATGTGCGGCCGCGTCCGGGCGGCTGGCAATGGGCGGTGCTGCTGATCTCACGACCGGTATTGCAGCGTGCAGCGGTGACCTGGCTGGGGCGCGAACTGCAGGTGCCGCGTTCAGGCTGGTACAGCCGCACGGCCAGCGCCACCGATGCCGCGCGGCTGCGCCGCACTGTGCTGAACACCTTGGAGGATGCCGCGCATCCGAAGGGACTGGTGACCCCGGCGCAGATCCAGGTGCAGGCGCAGACGTTGCTGACCGCGTTCCTGGCGTCCGTGGCCGCTACCGATGCGGGGCAGCCACCACGTGCGTTGGGCAGCTACAGCGAGCGCTACCGCGACGCAGTAGTAAGGCGTGCCGAAAACTACCTGAAAACACAGTCCGACCGGCCCTATGACAGCCGGGCGCTGACCACGGCACTGGGGGTCGGCGAACGCCAGTTGGAGCGCCTGTTCCGTGATGCCTATGGCCATGGCCCCTGCCAATGGCACCAGATGGCACGGCTGAACCTGGCCCGCAGCGCGTTGCGCCAGGCCCGCGGCCAAGGGGCGGTGACCGATGTGGCCACCCGCTACGGTTTTGGCCACCTGGGGCGCTTCTCGGTGATGTACCGGGATGTTTTTGGCGAGAGCCCGCGCGACACCCTGCGCGGTTGA